CTAAAGTTTTATTAAGTAGCTGCTTCTCGAGCTCCAGTGCGCGGCGTTTGTTTCTCGCAAGTAATAAAAATGCGCTCAACAGAATGACCAACACTCCTACCACAGCAGCTGTTACTATTTGTTGTACACGCTGCTCAGCCTGCTCCATATCACGCTGTGTTTTCAAGCTTTGTAGTTCATACTGATTCTTCTGGTATTCAGTGTCCAGCTGATACGCCAAAGCTTTTTGACTGGCTTCTTTTTCAAGCTGAGAAACCTTGGACTCCGCGTACTGTAGGTGATAATTAAGCGCAGTTTCAAAGTCGCCTTTTGCGCTATATGCGTCCTTTAATACACGTAATGCTGTTTCCTTGAGGCCAAGGTAGACCTCATCTTGAGCAATAATTTGCTCCATACTTTGAATGAAGAAATCAGCTCGCTCTGGTAAAACAATTTGTGCGTAAGTTGTCATCGTCTCTTGATAAAGCACTTTGCTTTGTATCGGATCGATTAACTCAAGTGCCTCTTCAACATATGCTCTTGCTTCAACTTTTTGATCTTCCCTCAATTTAAGCTCAGCTAAATTACTCAGCGCCCAACCTTGATTTCTAATATGTCCGTGTTCCTCAAATATCGTGAACGCCTTTTTAAAGGACGCCTCGGCACTGCTATATTGGGCTAGTTTTTTTTGCTCTCGGCCAATGCGGATCAAAGTATAGGCTGAGTAAACCACATTACCCGCTTTAACGTCATAGTCATAAGCGGTTTGGTAGGCTTCAAGCGACTTCTCATGGTCACCGATGACCTGATGAGCGCCTCCTAAGTTGTAGTAAACTTGTCCGAGTAATACTGTATTTTCCTGCTCTTGGCTTTTCAGTACCGCAATTGATCGCTGTAATAATTCAAGTGCCTTATCTGGTAACGAAAGATCAGAATAAACATCTGCCAACTGAGTGTTCGCAGACACCTGTAAGTCTGGAAATTCATACTTTTTTGCCACTTCTATAGAGAGCTCGTAACTCTCTATAGAATCTTTATAACTACCATTGTTTTTGTACGCAGCGGCCCGAAAGCGATAGGCGTGACTTAACAGCCGATACATATCAAGCTCAGATAGCTGCGATACGGCTAAGTTTAAGTAACTAATCGCGTCGCTAAATTTCCCCTCTTTGAGCATCAAATCTCCATACGTTAAGGAGTATTTAGCTTCATAGTCAGGCAAATGATGTGTGAGTAACACTTGCTTAAAACGCTCAGCCCATTTATGTGCCTGTTCGAGCTGAAAAGCATTTTTGAGTGCTACCGTAGTTTTATGGTGAACATCTGCAATTTCTTCTGGCGTTAAATCCGACTCTAATACTTGGTCAACGTTTTGAAGCGCATTATTTCGCGTTTCTTGCTGCTCTATCTCTTTGATAAAAGCGTCATATAACCGTTCATTGGCGCAAATAAAGGGGCTAAAAAGCAAAAAGAAACTAAGCAGCAGTATTTTATAAACCAACACGGTACCGTCCTTTTATTTTAGTTATTATTGACTACAAAAAAGCGAGGAATATACCTCGCTTTTATTTTCTATTTTTACTATTTAAAACCAGTAAGGTTCACTAAGCATAGAAGACTGTCGACTTTGCTCCATGGCACTTATCAAAAAGTCAGATTTTTGCTTGAGCCATGCCTGCACTTCCTGTAATTCGTCTGCATTTTGGTTTTGGCAAAGCTGATATAAATACGCAAGAGTTTCTAGCTCGTATATACCATAAACGATATCAATCCAAGGCGTTCTAAACGCTTTGCGCGCTTCTTTATCGTAAAGCTTGCCCAGACAGTTACCGCTTAGTAGCGTGTTTTCTAGCTTTATTCTCACCTGCAAATAATCTCTTTCAGAAAGCGATTTATCCTGTGGAAGCAAGTTTTTAAGTTCTTGCCAGTCTTTATCAAATAATTGGCTCGCGATTTCTGTGACGGGTAGCTCAGCTGCACTTAGTGCTTTTTGATCCCAATTTTTACGCCATGCTCTATCAACAAGCCAACGAGTGAGAGAAAGGATCAAACGGTTATAACGAGTACAATGAAATAAATCTTCAATGTCCGTCGGTGTCGGCTGAACATCTTGCAAATCGGTAATGACCTGCGCCAATTCTGGAAACTGATTAAGTTTCTTATGATAAGCATGACGCTTTGAGGTATAGGTTTTTAAATGAATCGCATTTTCGACCCAAGCAAGTTCTGACAGCAACCATTTTAATTCGTTACGAATACTCTCGGTCGAGCTTTTATCAACAATGTCATCGAATAACCAAAACGCGTGACGAATAAGCGAAACTCCATCAATAACGCGCTTTAAAGTCTTGAGACTCGGTTTATTAAAATAGCATTGCTCGTGTTTCTGGACGAACTGAATACCATAGCTGACCGTCGCTATGAGGGCTTGCTCTTGTGTTACCTGAGATTTTAGCGGTACAAAACCTATAAACTTATTTGGTTTTAGAGGCTTATCATCGGCAATTCGATATCCCCTAGCAGCTTTTGAGTATAACCCCAAACGCATACCTGCTTGCTTAATTAGGTGGTCGGCTAATAAGAAAAGATCTTCTTTGTTTCCTTCAACTAGCTCAATTTCAAGCTCATTGATTGGCTCCATCTTCCCTTGGGCTGATATTTCCCCTTTATCCAACACTACTTCGATTTTAGTTCCTGAGTCCGTTTCGATTAACCAAGTACGACGAATGAAATTCGTACTGAAGACCGGAAATATGTTCTCTGCGATAGACTCAAGCTGCATGCCATGAGGCCAAATATTCGCGTCAAACGCTAACAAGTCAGGACGTCCTGACTGAATAGGTAAATTGTACTCAGGTCGTTGATGTAACCCTCCTACAACTTCTCCCGCAAGTTTGATGGTTTGCTCGCATTCATCATTGCAACAACGCGTTCTTAGGCCGATATCTAGCGCACGCAATTCACGATTTGGCGTGTCAAAGTAGGCGTTAGTTAAGTTTTTAGCAGGCTTGTTAGTGACCGTTTTTGCAAACTGTGTGATGAGTGCAGGGATCAGCGGAACTTCATTATCTGAAACCAAAAATTTCAGTTCTATTTCAGTGTCCATTAGGGCTGTGTTTTACCTATTTGTCTAAGGGAGGATCAAAATATACAAAGGAGGCAAAGTTTGCAATCTTTTTATCCGATGATAACTGCTTCAAACATGAGCTAAATCAATAGATAGTTGGGCTAATTTCGCTGAACATCAACGGATTAATAACACCGTATCATTGCGTTAAATGTTGCAATTTTCATTATGTAATCAATCATTTCACCCCATTCAAAATAAACAAAGCCTTGCTATTAGGCCGCGAAATCCCTACTATTTTGTAAACTTTACGACCCAAAGAATAAAAGGCCAACGCATGTTCAACTTTAAGCAATTTATCATTGCGAGCCTGCTCTTCACCAGCTTTGTAAGCTTTGCTGAAGAGCCAGACGAAAATAGCGCAGCAAACGCGACAACACCAAACGGCTATATTAGTGACAATCTTTTTATTTACATGCACACAGGTCCAAGTAAGAACTATCGAATTTTAGGTTCTGTTGATGCTGGTACGCCAATCACTATTTTGAGTGGTGCTAACGACGAGTTTGTCCAAATCAAAGATGATAAAGCAAGAGAAGGTTGGGTAGAAAGTAAATTTGTCACCACGGAGCCAGGTTTAAAGCAACAATTAGAAACGGTTAACCAAACCTTGGTGGAAACTCAAGAGGCACTAAACGATGCCCAGCAGCAACTTCCCATGTTGCAGCAAAACAATACCAATTTACTAGCTGAGAATGCTTCACTTCAAGACACTATATCAGGGCTTGAAAAGCAGCTACAAGATGAGCGTCTAGCACAACAGCAAAAAGTCCAAAAAGAACAACACCTACTGCTCACTTACGGTGGTATCATCGGGATCAGTGGCATTATTATCGGTGTAATTCTGACGCTATTTTTATCTCGTAGAAAACGCTACGACGGCTGGTAACTGGTTATATACCTATTGAGGTTAGATAACTTCGTCACTGACGGTGCATCTAAGCTTTCTTGTCAAAATTAATGGGGTGAATTGTTCAATTCGCCCCACTCTAAATACAGTTCTAAAAATAACCTTTCTCTACTCCGAATATCAGCGTATTAAAAAGCCCAACCAAGTAACATGGATATATCGTGCAAATTATGCTCATATTGAACTACGCCTGTGTTGTCATATTCTTTCGATTCTTTAATATTCAAAAGAGAGTACTCCAAACCAACATAAAGATTATCTGTTAGTCGATACTCAACACCTATCGAGGTATAAATATCATTACCGCTATCACCTGAACTATTGCTGCCTGTAGGAACCAACTGTGCAGGGATCACATCTTTGTATTGCCAATGTGCCATTCCAACTCTTATATTTGCATTAATATTGGTAGACACCTCAATCTCTCCCTTAATCCCCAACCGTAGAGATTCAGTATCAATAGGAAACCTGGCTCTATATGAGTAGTCATATGGGTTTTGATAGATTCCAGAGTGTGTGTTAGAAACATGAACGGAATATTCAGCTAGTGACTCTCCATGAAAATGTTGTGCGACTTCAAGTGCTAAACGATCTGTAAGCCCAACACCGAGCCTCAACCCCCATGAATCAGAATTAGCAGATGGCGCACGCTTATATCCTAAATCAGATTCTTGCTCAGCATAAAATTCATTATTGGCTTTACCAAAAAGTACTTCTGAAAATATGGCAATATCAGCCTTCGCGTACATAGGCAACGATAGTACTGCCAGTCCAAATAATTGTTTTTTCATTATCACATCGGTGTTTAAAGATTAAAAAGGAAGCAATATTTAGTTTGAAATATTGAAGTGAAAAGCGGGCGGAAGTATACACTGAATATAAAAAATTTAAACAAGGTGATGATTGAAAGTTTGGCGATACTTTTTAATTTAAAAAGTTAAAGAATAAATAAAGGCCGGAAAAATTCGGCCTTTATTTATTCCATCTAAAACGTATTAGACTGAACTCTTTGCATTAATTTCCCCCCAAATGCCAGACTCAGTAACTCCTTGCACTTTGACCTTATCGACTTCGAATACAGGCTCTTTCCCTTTTGCTCTTTGCTGATGATAATCAGCCGTCACCGCCAAGATAGTGGGAGTAAGACGCACGATGGCAATAACATTAACCACCGTCATTAAACCCAATGCGATGTCGGCAAGATCCCATACCTGTTTTAGCGTTGCCGAAGCGCCCCACAACATCATAGACAAGTAGCATGCGGTGTAAATTGAACGGCCAACTTTATTATCCAGATGAAATAAGTGTAAGTTACTTTCAGCATAGGCGTAATTAGCGACTACAGAGGTGAAAGCAAACAAAGTGATCGCCGCCGCAACAAAGTACACGCCCCCAGTTGCTAAATGCGCGGTCATCGCAGATTGTGTTAGCCTTATGCCTTCCATCTCACTGCCAATATCTATGTCTGCCAATAGAATTATGACAGCAGTGCAACTGCACAAAACGATGGTATCAAAGAATACGCCCAGCATTTGAATATAACCTTGGGTCACGGGGTGATTGGGAATTGGCGACGCACTGGCCGATGCGTGCGGTACACTACCCGCTCCCGCCTCGTTAGAATAGAGCCCGCGCTGAATACCATTTTTGATAGCTGCGCCAAGTGCGCCTGCGCCCGCTTCTTGCAAGCCAAAAGCTGAAAGCAAAATATCTTTGATCATGGCAGGGACTTGAGAGTAATTCATCACGGTAATAATAATGGCCGCAAGGACAAAGACTAATCCCATTACTGGCACTACCTTTTCAGCAAATCGTGCAATCGCTTTGAAGCCACCAAGAATAATAGAGCCAGCGAGGACTGTGATCACAATACCTGAATATAAGGTTGGAATATCAAACGCATTGTTGAGCGCATCGGTGATGGTATTGGTTTGCATCGCGCTAAAGGTAAATCCATATCCCAAAAACAAGCAAAAGGCGAAGCATACTGCAAACGCCCGACTTCCCAATCCCATGTGAATATAATAAGCAGGACCACCTCTAAACTCACCTTGGCTATCACGCACTTTATAGACTTGCCCAAGTACACTTTCGGCAAAGCCTGTTGCCATACCCAAAATAGCTATCATCCACATCCAAAATATCGCACCACTGCCACCAAGAGAGATAGCAACTGCAACACCTGCAAGATTACCAGTTCCAACTCGAGCTGATAGCCCTGTGCATAAGGCTTGAAATGAACTGATTGTATTGCTATCACCCTGACTGCTGCCCCGTAACAGGCTAAACATGTGACGAAACTTTACAACTTGTATCCCTCGCAAAAGAATAGTGAACCAAAACCCTGCAAATAGCAGGATATAAATAAGTATCTGGCCTTCTCCCCATAAAAGCCCATTGATACTCTTAACTGCACTTTCAAACATAGGCGATTCCTGTTTTATTATTATTTGCCGTTTATCTAGGGCCTGTTGACCTTCTTAAAAGGTCAACA
This genomic interval from Pseudoalteromonas galatheae contains the following:
- a CDS encoding ATP-binding protein — translated: MLVYKILLLSFFLLFSPFICANERLYDAFIKEIEQQETRNNALQNVDQVLESDLTPEEIADVHHKTTVALKNAFQLEQAHKWAERFKQVLLTHHLPDYEAKYSLTYGDLMLKEGKFSDAISYLNLAVSQLSELDMYRLLSHAYRFRAAAYKNNGSYKDSIESYELSIEVAKKYEFPDLQVSANTQLADVYSDLSLPDKALELLQRSIAVLKSQEQENTVLLGQVYYNLGGAHQVIGDHEKSLEAYQTAYDYDVKAGNVVYSAYTLIRIGREQKKLAQYSSAEASFKKAFTIFEEHGHIRNQGWALSNLAELKLREDQKVEARAYVEEALELIDPIQSKVLYQETMTTYAQIVLPERADFFIQSMEQIIAQDEVYLGLKETALRVLKDAYSAKGDFETALNYHLQYAESKVSQLEKEASQKALAYQLDTEYQKNQYELQSLKTQRDMEQAEQRVQQIVTAAVVGVLVILLSAFLLLARNKRRALELEKQLLNKTLDLKQQLLADISHELRTPLTVLKLHIESLEHNLVENPQQSYKVLNRRLDTLNTLIKDIYELAQADTGSLNLALERVNAKHTFIGLVEDIDDFVTDEGLDFNANIELPDTLEIDIDVTRFAQIFNNLARNSVNYTDKPGEVFVEIRYQNQHNRIQCVIEDSSPGVDDEALGRLFERLFRCDKSRSRDLGGSGLGLSICQKLVELHGGSITVAHSDLGGLKVSVILPCE
- a CDS encoding outer membrane beta-barrel protein, with protein sequence MKKQLFGLAVLSLPMYAKADIAIFSEVLFGKANNEFYAEQESDLGYKRAPSANSDSWGLRLGVGLTDRLALEVAQHFHGESLAEYSVHVSNTHSGIYQNPYDYSYRARFPIDTESLRLGIKGEIEVSTNINANIRVGMAHWQYKDVIPAQLVPTGSNSSGDSGNDIYTSIGVEYRLTDNLYVGLEYSLLNIKESKEYDNTGVVQYEHNLHDISMLLGWAF
- a CDS encoding alanine/glycine:cation symporter family protein; the protein is MFESAVKSINGLLWGEGQILIYILLFAGFWFTILLRGIQVVKFRHMFSLLRGSSQGDSNTISSFQALCTGLSARVGTGNLAGVAVAISLGGSGAIFWMWMIAILGMATGFAESVLGQVYKVRDSQGEFRGGPAYYIHMGLGSRAFAVCFAFCLFLGYGFTFSAMQTNTITDALNNAFDIPTLYSGIVITVLAGSIILGGFKAIARFAEKVVPVMGLVFVLAAIIITVMNYSQVPAMIKDILLSAFGLQEAGAGALGAAIKNGIQRGLYSNEAGAGSVPHASASASPIPNHPVTQGYIQMLGVFFDTIVLCSCTAVIILLADIDIGSEMEGIRLTQSAMTAHLATGGVYFVAAAITLFAFTSVVANYAYAESNLHLFHLDNKVGRSIYTACYLSMMLWGASATLKQVWDLADIALGLMTVVNVIAIVRLTPTILAVTADYHQQRAKGKEPVFEVDKVKVQGVTESGIWGEINAKSSV
- a CDS encoding CYTH and CHAD domain-containing protein; the protein is MDTEIELKFLVSDNEVPLIPALITQFAKTVTNKPAKNLTNAYFDTPNRELRALDIGLRTRCCNDECEQTIKLAGEVVGGLHQRPEYNLPIQSGRPDLLAFDANIWPHGMQLESIAENIFPVFSTNFIRRTWLIETDSGTKIEVVLDKGEISAQGKMEPINELEIELVEGNKEDLFLLADHLIKQAGMRLGLYSKAARGYRIADDKPLKPNKFIGFVPLKSQVTQEQALIATVSYGIQFVQKHEQCYFNKPSLKTLKRVIDGVSLIRHAFWLFDDIVDKSSTESIRNELKWLLSELAWVENAIHLKTYTSKRHAYHKKLNQFPELAQVITDLQDVQPTPTDIEDLFHCTRYNRLILSLTRWLVDRAWRKNWDQKALSAAELPVTEIASQLFDKDWQELKNLLPQDKSLSERDYLQVRIKLENTLLSGNCLGKLYDKEARKAFRTPWIDIVYGIYELETLAYLYQLCQNQNADELQEVQAWLKQKSDFLISAMEQSRQSSMLSEPYWF
- a CDS encoding TIGR04211 family SH3 domain-containing protein — encoded protein: MFNFKQFIIASLLFTSFVSFAEEPDENSAANATTPNGYISDNLFIYMHTGPSKNYRILGSVDAGTPITILSGANDEFVQIKDDKAREGWVESKFVTTEPGLKQQLETVNQTLVETQEALNDAQQQLPMLQQNNTNLLAENASLQDTISGLEKQLQDERLAQQQKVQKEQHLLLTYGGIIGISGIIIGVILTLFLSRRKRYDGW